Proteins encoded in a region of the Fusarium falciforme chromosome 6, complete sequence genome:
- a CDS encoding PALP domain-containing protein, whose protein sequence is MVNLPSPFSDIPRVKLMFDRPVDIEPLSRLTESLDCGARVWILREDRNSGLAFGGNKVRKLEYVLADALVQGADTLVTTGGIQSNHMCQTSAAAARLGLQVALYPKDSVASNDAEYKYAGNVQANGIFGAETFPIGTKEETVIKILKERGRSPYSIPTGASTHPLGGLGFARWAFELLEQETKLGVTFDVIISATGSCSTLGGMAAGFKLAQKLGYPNSKKRLLGFSILNPSEQEVADLVLTIAKTAASKIGLLPDDITKDDFEIDASYLGGAYGNLDERTSDGIKELARLEGILTDPVYTGKALTGLLHTARTGAFKDKNVLFCHTGGQAALAAYPRLT, encoded by the exons ATGGTCAACCTTCCATCTCCCTTTAGCGACATTCCCCGAGTCAAGCTCATGTTTGACCGTCCCGTCGACATTGAGCCATTATCACGGCTAACGGAATCACTGGATTGCGGGGCACGTGTCTGGATCCTACGCGAAGACCGCAACTCTGGGCTTGCTTTCGGCGGCAATAAAGTTCGAAAGCTTGAATACGTGCTAGCAGATGCTCTTGTTCAAGGCGCGGATACTCTCGTCACTACGGGAGGAATCCAGTCCAACCACATGTGCCAGACttcggctgctgctgctcgactTGGTCTGCAG GTTGCTCTATACCCAAAGGATTCCGTGGCCTCCAACGATGCGGAGTACAAATATGCTGGAAACGTGCAAGCTAATGGCATCTTTGGAGCCGAAACCTTTCCTATTGGCACCAAGGAAGAAACCGTGATCAAGATTCTTAAAGAGCGAGGAAGAAGTCCTTATTCCATCCCAACGGGAGCAAGTACTCATCCACTTGGCGGTCTTGGGTTCGCTCGTTGGGCATTCGAGTTACTCGAGCAGGAGACGAAGCTGGGCGTGACTTTTGATGTCATCATTTCGGCAACTGGATCTTGCTCGACACTTGGTGGCATGGCTGCCGGTTTCAAACTTGCCCAAAAGCTGGGATATCCAAATTCGAAAAAGAGACTACTTGGATTCTCAATTCTGAATCCGTCGGAGCAGGAAGTAGCCGACCTGGTCTTGACCATTGCCAAAACCGCAGCTTCCAAGATCGGTCTCTTGCCAGACGACATCACTAAGGACGATTTCGAGATTGACGCTTCGTACCTTGGAGGAGCATATGGGAACCTCGATGAGCGCACCTCTGATGGGATCAAGGAGTTGGCAAGGCTGGAAGGCATTCTCACTGATCCGGTCTATACTGGAAAGGCATTGACTGGGTTGTTGCACACTGCTAGGACCGGCGCTTTCAAGGATAAAAATGTCCTGTTCTGTCATACTGGCGGCCAAGCAGCCCTGGCAGCCTATCCACGTTTGACTTGA